The following coding sequences lie in one Schistosoma mansoni strain Puerto Rico chromosome 3, complete genome genomic window:
- a CDS encoding putative amine GPCR, whose amino-acid sequence MHQPDQDNDIYLLHSNTNSNGTIINKSNVDNMTKGIMISNYTMTDDYNLWKTILLGVLLIVAALLTITGNVLVFIAFLRERYMRKNLTNWFLVSLAIADLLVGIIVMPFAIYHTLYDAYWPFGRDWCDIWHAFDVLSSTASILNLCAIALERFWATENPITHTSMRTRRHCLLMLTIVWICSVLISFPAILWWRNTQDYDNSSPEVCHFTSDSIYLFVSSCVSFYIPLVVMLVVYARIYRTANNLMKYQTDFKRSYSFSILSCLSHPQDSQRFKKSQCQKSQILPFQSSTYTKNPQRLQFKQWNSSTWRYEQNHFTDYQCNNNKDKKYLKNHSSVSNEKCNTSQIEINSLSKTKCWINQLREFARKKCVCKFAREQKAAKTLGIIMGLFILCWLPFFICNILIAFNPHSLNQNDGFKQAHILVTWLGYINSCINPIIYAHSMHEFRRAFKRLLCFHWWYRKQIQLRKSTTFTSRCLSHRITSQHHHPNHNHHHRHHHHHYRHHQNCQHQSDDHLCKYKFETVYEMHQPTPKYPNITDYQSTNCRLLHQDHENSYLSYSILVPNLSDSICS is encoded by the exons atgcATCAACCAGATCAAGACAATGATATTTACTTACTACATTCTAATACTAATAGTAATGGTACTATTATCAATAAAAGTAACGTTGACAACATGACAAAGGGGATAATGATTTCAAATTATACAATGACAGATGATTACAACTTATGGAAAACTATATTACTTGGAGTTCTATTAATTGTTGCTGCCTTGTTAACTATAACTGGAAATGTTCTAGTTTTTATAGCTTTTCTTCGTGAAAGATATATGCGTAAAAATTTAACTAATTGGTTTTTGGTTTCTTTAGCTATAGCAGATTTATTAGTTGGAATTATTGTTATGCCATTTGCTATTTATCATACATTatatgatgcatattggccattTGGACGTGATTGGTGCGATATATGGCATGCATTTGATGTATTAAGTTCTACAGCATCAATATTGAATCTCTGTGCTATAGCATTGGAAAGATTCTGGGCAACTGAAAATCCTATCACGCATACATCAATGAGAACACGACGTCATTGTTTATTAATGCTTACGATTGTATGGATCTGTTCAGTACTTATATCATTTCCAGCAATTTTATGGTGGAGAAATACACAGGATTATGATAATAGCTCTCCGGAAGTATGCCACTTTACATCAGATAGTATTTACTTATTTGTCTCGTCATGTGTGTCGTTTTACATTCCATTAGTGGTTATGTTAGTTGTGTATGCACGCATTTATCGAACTGCTaataatttaatgaaat ATCAAACTGATTTTAAACGCTCATATTCATTCAGTATCCTTAGTTGCCTATCTCATCCACAAGATAGTCAAAGATTTAAAAAATCTCAATGCCAGAAATCACAAATATTACCATTTCAATCGTCGACATATACGAAGAATCCACAAAGGTTACAATTCAAACAATGGAATAGTTCAACATGGCGATATGAACAAAATCACTTCACTGATTatcaatgtaataataataaagataaaaagtatttaaaaaatCACTCTAGCGTATCAAATGAAAAGT GTAATACAAGTCAAATCGAAATTAATTCACTATCAAAAACAAAATGTTGGATAAATCAGTTGAGAGAGTTTGCTAGAAAAAAGTGTGTTTGTAAATTTGCACGTGAACAGAAAGCAGCTAAAACATTGGGAATTATAATGGGACTATTTATATTATGTTGGTTACCATTTTTTATTTGTAACATTCTAATTGCATTCAATCCACATTCACTGAATCAAAATGATGGATTTAAACAAGCCCACATTTTGGTGACCTGGTTAGGTTATATAAATTCGTGTATTAATCCAATAATATATGCACATTCAATGCATGAATTTCGTAGGGCATTTAAACGATTGCTATGTTTTCACTGGTGGTATCGTAAACAAATTCAGCTTAGGAAATCAACCACTTTTACAAGTCGTTGTTTATCTCATCGTATAACTTCCCAACATCATCATcctaatcataatcatcatcaccgccatcatcatcatcattatcgtcATCACCAAAACTGTCAGCATCAGTCTGATGatcatttatgtaaatataaatttgaAACTGTTTATGAAATGCATCAACCAACACCGAAATATCCCAATATTACAGATTATCAATCAACAAACTGTCGTTTATTACATCAAGATCATGAGAATAGTTATTTATCATATAGTATACTCGTACCCAATTTAAGTGATTCTATTTGCTCTTAA